From one Triticum urartu cultivar G1812 chromosome 3, Tu2.1, whole genome shotgun sequence genomic stretch:
- the LOC125545200 gene encoding calcium-dependent protein kinase 3 translates to MGNCCRSPAAAAREDVKSSHFPAAAAKRKPHQPRSGAAGGAAAGGGGGGGGAKRLAVLGEEGCDFIGGIDDKYLLDRELGRGEFGVTYLCVDRDTKEQLACKSISKRKLRTPVDVEDVRREVAIMRHLPRSHSIVSLREACEDEGAVHLVMELCEGGELFDRIVARGHYTERAAANVTRTIVEVVQLCHRHGVIHRDLKPENFLFANKKENSPLKAIDFGLSIFFKPGEKFSEIVGSPYYMAPEVLKRNYGPEIDIWSAGVILYILLCGVPPFWAETEQGVAQAILRGNIDFKREPWPNVSENAKDLVRRMLEPDPKLRLTAKQVLEHHWLQNAKKAPNVPLGDIVKSRLKQFSRMNRFKRRALRVIADHLSAEEVEDIKEMFKAMDTDNDGIVSCEELKSGIAKFGSHLVESEVQMLIEAVDTNGKGVLDYAEFLAVSLHLQRMANDEHLRRAFLFFDKDGNGYIEPDELREALKDDGAADSMEVVNDILQEVDTDKDGKISYDEFVAMMKTGTDWRKASRHYSRGRFNSLSMKLVKDGSVKLGVE, encoded by the exons ATGGGCAACTGCTGCcgctcgccggccgccgccgcgcgGGAGGACGTCAAGTCCTCGcacttccccgccgccgccgccaagagGAAGCCGCACCAGCCTCGGAGCGGCGCCGCggggggcgcggcggcgggcggaggaggcggaggcggaggggCGAAGCGGCTGGCCGTGCTGGGCGAGGAGGGGTGCGACTTCATCGGCGGGATCGACGACAAGTACCTGCTGGACCGGGAGCTGGGGCGCGGCGAGTTCGGGGTCACGTACCTCTGCGTCGACCGGGACACCAAGGAGCAGCTCGCCTGCAAGTCCATCTCCAAGCGCAAGCTGCGCACCCCCGTCGACGTGGAGGACGTGCGGCGGGAGGTGGCCATCATGCGCCACCTGCCCCGCAGCCACAGCATCGTGTCCCTGCGGGAGGCGTGCGAGGACGAGGGCGCCGTGCACCTCGTCATGGAGCTCTGCGAGGGCGGCGAGCTCTTCGACCGCATCGTCGCCAGGGGCCACTACACGGAGCGCGCCGCCGCCAACGTCACCCGCACCATCGTCGAGGTCGTGCAGCTCTGCCACCGCCACGGCGTCATCCACCGGGACCTCAAGCCCGAGAACTTCCTCTTCGCCAACAAGAAGGAGAACTCGCCGCTCAAGGCCATCGATTTCGGCCTCTCCATTTTCTTCAAGCCCG GTGAAAAGTTTTCAGAAATTGTTGGAAGCCCCTATTACATGGCTCCTGAAGTATTGAAGAGAAACTATGGACCGGAAATAGACATATGGAGTGCCGGGGTTATCTTATATATTTTACTATGTGGAGTTCCTCCGTTTTGGGCTG AGACCGAACAAGGGGTAGCACAAGCTATTCTTCGTGGGAATATCGATTTTAAGCGAGAACCCTGGCCTAATGTATCGGAAAATGCTAAAGATTTGGTTCGACGTATGTTGGAACCAGATCCAAAGCTCAGGTTAACTGCAAAGCAGGTTCTTG AGCACCATTGGCTTCAAAATGCTAAGAAAGCTCCAAACGTTCCTCTTGGAGATATTGTCAAGTCAAGGCTTAAGCAATTTTCGAGAATGAATAGATTCAAAAGAAGAGCTCTAAGA GTCATTGCTGATCATTTGTCTGCTGAGGAAGTTGAGGACATAAAGGAGATGTTCAAGGCAATGGATACTGACAATGATGGCATTGTCTCTTGTGAAGAATTGAAGAGTGGGATAGCAAAATTTGGCTCTCACCTTGTGGAATCAGAAGTGCAGATGCTTATTGAAGCT GTGGATACAAACGGTAAAGGAGTACTAGATTATGCCGAATTTCTAGCTGTCTCTCTTCATCTGCAAAGGATGGCAAATGATGAGCACCTTCGGCGGGCCTTCTTATTCTTTGACAAGGATGGCAATGGTTACATCGAGCCGGACGAGCTTCGAGAGGCTCTGAAGGATGACGGAGCAGCTGATAGCATGGAAGTTGTGAATGACATACTGCAAGAAGTTGACACCGATAAG GATGGCAAAATTAGCTACGACGAATTCGTGGCGATGATGAAGACGGGCACAGACTGGAGAAAGGCATCACGGCACTACTCGAGAGGCAGATTCAACAGCCTTAGCatgaagcttgtgaaggacggttCCGTCAAATTGGGCGTGGAGTAA